From Aspergillus fumigatus Af293 chromosome 5, whole genome shotgun sequence, a single genomic window includes:
- a CDS encoding glycosyltransferase family 15 protein: protein MSFIQRIAKRLPSTPNLPFDDSSREKARNFSRFAFLKRRIRLKGNSSISIPLGFVLLFPCLVIILILLLFVRHPSSPGGILIPAGTPPSIRRISEKYDKVFATGCLPVEEVPPDYKRANAAFVVLARNKELEGVVQSLKSIERHFNRWFHYPYVFLNDGDFDDDFKATVKNYTSAPVEFGKIDETMWGFPDWVDHEVAREGIRKQGDAAIMYGGMESYHHMCRFYSGFFYKHPLLMKYEWYWRLEPEIKYFCDITYDPFIMMAEANKTYGFTIAVKELRETVPNIFRYASAYMRKNNLKSKGLWEMFLERPEQEEPKPEEEQKKDKLPDEILLTDPGENTLPEVDPEAMEGEKYNMCHFWSNFEIARLDWFRSKEYEDFFEMMDKSGGFWMERWGDAPIHSLAAGALLSPSDIHYFRDFGYRHTTIQHCPANAPARQLPRIPYLEKTTVDEKARIEEDEYWATFDPVKENGVGCRCRCDTDIVDVEGKQGSCLAEWVEVAGGWASP, encoded by the exons ATGAGCTTCATTCAGCGTATTGCGAAACGGTTGCCCTCAACGCCGAATCTACCCTTCGATGACAGCTCACGCGAAAAGGCTCGGAATTTCTCCAGATTCGCTTTCCTGAAGCGCAGGATACGCCTAAAGGGCAACTCGTCGATATCCATACCCCTTGGCTTTGTTCTGTTATTTCCGTGCCTTGTGATCATCCTCATTTTACTCTTATTCGTACGACATCCATCCTCTCCTGGTGGGATTCTCATTCCAGCAGGCACTCCGCCCTCGATCAG GAGAATAAGTGAGAAATATGACAAGGTCTTCGCTACTGGCTGCTTGCCAGTTGAAGAGGTGCCCCCTGACTATAAGCGGGCGAATGCTGCGTTTGTCGTTCTCGCCCGTAACAAGGAATTGGAGGGTGTCGTTCAGTCACTGAAATCTATCGAACGTCACTTCAATCGCTGGTTCCACTATCCATATGTATTCCTCAATGACGGCGACTTCGATGATGACTTCAAGGCCACCGTCAAGAATTACACGAGCGCCCCTGTGGAGTTTGGCAAGATCGATGAGACCATGTGGGGTTTCCCTGACTGGGTTGACCACGAGGTTGCCAGGGAAGGTATCAGAAAACAAGGAGATGCTGCAATCATGTATGGAGGCATGGAAAGTTACCATCATATGTGCAGATTCTATTCTGG GTTTTTCTACAAGCATCCTCTCCTCATGAAGTACGAGTGGTATTGGCGTCTTGAGCCAGAGATCAAGTACTTCTGCGATATCACATA TGATCCTTTCATCATGATGGCCGAGGCTAATAAGACTTACGGTTTCACTATCGCCGTCAAAGAACTCCGGGAAACTGTACCCAACATCTTCCGCTACGCATCCGCATATATGCGAAAGAATAATCTCAAGTCGAAGGGACTTTGGGAGATGTTTCTTGAGAGGCCTGAACAGGAGGAGCccaagccagaagaagaacagaagaaggacaagCTTCCCGACGAGATACTCCTTACCGATCCAGGCGAGAATACTCTTCCTGAAGTTGATCCAGAGGCTATGGAGGGCGAGAAGTACAACATGTGTCATTTCTGGAGTAACTTCGAAATCGCACGCCTGGATTGGTTCCGCAGCAAAGAATATGAGGATTTCTTCGAGATGATGGACAAGAGCGGGGGCTTCTGGATGGAGAGA TGGGGTGATGCGCCTATCCACTCGCTAGCCGCTGGCGCTCTCTTATCTCCCAGCGACATCCACTACTTCCGTGATTTTGGCTACCGTCACACCACGATCCAACACTGCCCTGCAAATGCGCCTGCGCGACAACTACCCCGAATTCCATATCTGGAAAAGACCACGGTGGATGAGAAGGCGCGaatcgaagaagatgaataTTGGGCGACTTTTGACCCCGTCAAGGAGAACGGTGTCGgttgcagatgcagatgTGATACTGATATTGTGGATGTTGAAGGCAAACAAGGCAGCTGTCTCGCCGAATGGGTAGAAGTTGCTGGAGGATGGGCATCTCCATAG
- a CDS encoding Ran GTPase-binding protein YRB1, protein MSDVAETKSDPATNAPEAQKPEETTTAANTEESKPAEEKTVTEAAVDTVKDTATKTSDSVFSMFGGGPKKEKKEEAEDAKDEPSGSSKAQQGEEEDEAPESPDVHFEPVIRLTEKVEVKTNEELEEQVFKMRAKLFRFDAESKEWKERGTGDVRLLKHKENHKTRLVMRRDKTLKVCANHYVVPDMKLKPNVGSDRSWVWSVAADVSEGEPEAQTLAIRFANSENANLFKEAFEKAQQENEKLIGQQ, encoded by the exons ATGTCTGACGTCGCTGAAACCAAGTCTGACCCCGCCACCAACGCTCCTGAGGCTCAGAAGCCTGAGGAGACGACCACCGCCGCCAACACTGAAGAGTCCAAGCCTGCGGAAGAAAAGACCGTGACCGAGGCTGCGGTTGACACTGTCAAGGATACTGCCACCAAGACATCCGACAGCGTTTTCTCCATGTTCGGTGGTGGtcccaagaaggagaagaaggaggaggctgAAGATGCTAAGGATGAGCCTTCTGGTTCTTCTAAGGCTCAACagggtgaagaagag GATGAGGCGCCCGAGTCCCCTGATGTCCATTTCGAGCCCGTTATTCGCCTGACGGAGAAGGTCGAGGTTAAGACCAACGAAGAGCTTGAGGAGCAGGTTTTCAAGATGCGTGCCAAGCTATTCCGATTCGACGCTGAAAGCAAGGAATGGAAGGAGCGTGGTACCGGTGATGTTAGACTTTTGAAGCACAAGGAGAACCATAAGACCCGGCTAGTGATGCGCCGAGACAAGACTCTCAAGGTCTGCGCTAACCACTACG TTGTTCCCGACATGAAGCTCAAGCCCAATGTTGGCAGTGACCGCAGCTGGGTTTGGAGCGTAGCTGCGGACGTCAGTGAGGGTGAACCTGAGGCCCAGACCCTGGCCATTCGTTTCGCTAACAGCGAGA ATGCCAATCTCTTCAAGGAAGCCTTCGAGAAGGCCCAgcaggagaacgagaagctCATCGGCCAGCAGTAA